A stretch of the Bacillus sp. FJAT-18017 genome encodes the following:
- a CDS encoding carbohydrate ABC transporter permease: protein MNINYTKMDRMILALNNIFLFLAVLVVLVPLVYVVLASFMDPTVLLNKGISFNPSDWSLKGYNLILKNEAMLKGFINSVLYSVGFAVATVVVSLFAAYPLSINGFVGKNFFMTLFIITMFFSGGLIPTYLLVKDLGMLNTVWAIILPGAINVWNIILARTYFKGIPYELHEAAKVDGASDFLIFFKIVLPLSKPIIFVLAMYAFVGQWNSYFDAMIYLDDPNLHPLQLVLRSILIQNSTDPGMISDQLAMAELKKLSEMIKYSSIVISSLPLIVMYPFFQKYFEKGVMVGSLK, encoded by the coding sequence ATGAATATTAACTATACAAAAATGGATCGAATGATATTGGCCTTGAACAATATCTTTCTTTTTCTAGCAGTCCTAGTCGTATTGGTTCCTTTAGTGTATGTTGTCCTGGCCTCCTTTATGGATCCTACAGTCCTTTTAAATAAAGGAATTTCTTTTAACCCTTCCGATTGGAGCCTAAAAGGATACAATCTGATTCTCAAAAATGAAGCAATGCTAAAAGGCTTCATCAACTCGGTTCTTTATTCAGTTGGATTTGCAGTTGCCACAGTGGTTGTATCTTTGTTCGCTGCTTACCCATTATCCATAAACGGCTTTGTGGGAAAAAACTTCTTTATGACACTATTTATCATCACTATGTTTTTTAGCGGAGGATTAATCCCGACTTACCTGCTTGTGAAAGACTTAGGAATGCTGAATACAGTTTGGGCGATTATTCTTCCGGGTGCCATCAATGTGTGGAATATTATCCTCGCACGAACTTATTTCAAAGGAATCCCATACGAATTACATGAAGCAGCAAAGGTGGATGGGGCATCGGACTTTTTAATTTTCTTTAAAATCGTCCTGCCTTTATCCAAACCAATCATTTTTGTTCTTGCCATGTATGCATTTGTTGGGCAATGGAACTCTTATTTTGATGCGATGATTTACTTGGATGATCCGAATCTTCATCCTTTACAACTAGTATTAAGGTCTATTTTGATTCAAAACTCAACCGATCCAGGTATGATTAGCGATCAATTAGCTATGGCAGAGCTAAAAAAATTATCTGAAATGATTAAATACTCATCAATAGTTATATCAAGCCTTCCGCTTATTGTGATGTATCCATTTTTCCAGAAGTACTTTGAAAAAGGAGTTATGGTTGGTTCACTAAAATAG
- a CDS encoding ABC transporter permease, with protein sequence MQDLIKAESGQALPIANRKEKRSAKILKKLRYIRENYFLYMLIAPAVILTIVFKYIPMYGAIIAFKDFSTIKGILGSDWIGFENFTKFLSSPNFETIFMSTLKLSLYGLILGFPIPIILALMLNQVRRAAIKKNLQLVLYAPNFISVVVIVGMLFIFLSPTGPINQMVTMLTGEPIGFLSDPDYFRSVYILSGIWQAAGWSSIIYVAALANVDPELHNAATLDGANIIQRIIHIDLPTLKPLMAVTFILAAGGIMSIGFEKAYLMQTTMNLPTSEILPTYVYKVGLQAGDYAYSAAVGLFNSVINVILLVVVNYIVKKLNEGEGLY encoded by the coding sequence ATGCAGGACTTAATAAAGGCGGAATCAGGCCAAGCCTTGCCGATTGCAAATCGGAAAGAGAAACGCTCGGCGAAAATATTGAAGAAGCTTCGCTATATTCGGGAAAATTACTTTCTCTATATGCTGATTGCGCCGGCTGTCATTTTAACCATCGTATTCAAATATATCCCGATGTATGGTGCAATCATCGCATTTAAGGATTTTAGCACGATAAAGGGCATACTCGGCAGCGATTGGATAGGTTTTGAAAACTTTACAAAGTTTTTGTCATCGCCGAACTTTGAAACAATTTTTATGAGTACCTTAAAGCTAAGCTTATATGGGTTGATACTCGGGTTTCCAATACCCATCATATTGGCCCTCATGCTGAATCAGGTGCGTAGGGCAGCAATTAAAAAAAATCTCCAACTTGTCTTATATGCCCCAAACTTCATTTCGGTTGTGGTTATTGTCGGTATGCTATTTATCTTTTTATCACCTACTGGTCCAATCAATCAGATGGTGACAATGCTGACAGGTGAACCAATCGGATTCCTTTCCGATCCTGACTACTTCCGGAGTGTCTATATCTTATCGGGAATTTGGCAGGCGGCAGGGTGGTCATCCATTATATATGTGGCTGCTTTAGCAAATGTTGACCCGGAACTTCACAATGCGGCAACACTTGATGGGGCGAATATTATTCAACGCATCATTCATATCGATTTGCCTACTTTAAAGCCGCTGATGGCTGTTACGTTCATATTAGCCGCGGGTGGAATTATGTCGATTGGGTTTGAAAAAGCGTATTTGATGCAAACGACGATGAATCTCCCAACATCTGAAATTCTCCCAACCTACGTATACAAAGTCGGTCTCCAAGCTGGGGATTATGCCTATTCAGCAGCTGTCGGTTTATTTAATTCAGTTATCAACGTCATCTTATTGGTAGTTGTCAATTACATCGTCAAAAAACTGAATGAAGGCGAAGGATTGTACTAA